Proteins from a single region of Eriocheir sinensis breed Jianghai 21 unplaced genomic scaffold, ASM2467909v1 Scaffold939, whole genome shotgun sequence:
- the LOC126994962 gene encoding uncharacterized protein LOC126994962 isoform X1: MVVSIAKGCKEEVCKVDMQTEVAFLDGNNSSVIIGKINRLEVTASNKGEHVYLPSLMVSLAPPLVVFQPPHQCIFHSSELVYNLTNPLKSSAEVQSLDGGRQV, translated from the exons ATGGTGGTGAGCATAGCCAAGGGGTGCAAGGAGGAGGTGTGCAAAGTGGACATGCAGACCGAGGTGGCGTTCCTGGATGG caATAACAGTTCGGTCATCATAGGCAAGATCAACCGGCTTGAGGTGACAGCAAGCAACAAGGGGGAACACGTGTACCTCCCCAGCCTAATGGTGAGCCTGGCGCCGCCCCTCGTGGTCTTCCAGCCTCCTCACCAGtgcatcttccactcctccgagCTTGTGTATAACTTGACCAACCCTCTGAAGAGCAGTgctgag gtacaatcactggatggtgggcgacaagtttga
- the LOC126994962 gene encoding uncharacterized protein LOC126994962 isoform X2, with the protein MVVSIAKGCKEEVCKVDMQTEVAFLDGNNSSVIIGKINRLEVTASNKGEHVYLPSLMVSLAPPLVVFQPPHQCIFHSSELVYNLTNPLKSSAESV; encoded by the exons ATGGTGGTGAGCATAGCCAAGGGGTGCAAGGAGGAGGTGTGCAAAGTGGACATGCAGACCGAGGTGGCGTTCCTGGATGG caATAACAGTTCGGTCATCATAGGCAAGATCAACCGGCTTGAGGTGACAGCAAGCAACAAGGGGGAACACGTGTACCTCCCCAGCCTAATGGTGAGCCTGGCGCCGCCCCTCGTGGTCTTCCAGCCTCCTCACCAGtgcatcttccactcctccgagCTTGTGTATAACTTGACCAACCCTCTGAAGAGCAGTgctgag agtgtgtga